Below is a window of Pleurodeles waltl isolate 20211129_DDA chromosome 4_1, aPleWal1.hap1.20221129, whole genome shotgun sequence DNA.
gcatggcgcttcagaatggcgttagccggcgctaatttttttggcgcaaaactgcgttagcgcagttttgcgtcaaaaagtataaatatgggccataatgcacacatttgaaaatgtgatcacgatgagtggctgccaatattcacaaagtgttctTATCAATAGTAATAATAAGAAATGTTGAgtaatatgtttgattaatgtagtaatatgtcattatgtattagctttattaattgtaggccttaacttagcgaaggtcttggcctagttgctcagcctcatgtcaagctgtatgtcttagcatttaataaatggctgtcctagagagttaaattgtgattttccattgtattgtatttttttaaagtgcacggAGCTAAAAGCTTTTTCGCATGTGAACCGAtttctagaagatgctgttcttgctaaatgtaacattatgtgtgtaatgtgtgtaagacggactttctcaggaggagaacaatggagatactgtaTGGAgtagaagatgcaacaatattgttacctgacgagctggatgatgaggacattgcaggagaaaacAATCAGCAACATATTAACGgaataatggtagaattcatagattttaggttttagttttcttggacaaagtgtgaacatgcgatcccttgaccaataggaacTTGGAaattagttttaggaaatttaacttaacaggactgcaccgaGGGAAGACAGCTCATTTTTGCCCATTTTCCATCTTGACAAGGGACGTGCCTATCTTTAATGCTGAAAGACGttgcgtttctgaactttgatgctaaatcctgatgccttgccgATTGACTGATGTCccgatgatgaagactatcttagcttgccaatccaaaatgaggagaggtattattgtaccgatgtgtatgttatgcatatttgctttttctttctaggtaccaaccgcactgttttgatagagccatagttagatgttttccaaatttgtgttcactaaattgtttggcatgaagcccaacatgctgatgctaatctgatgctaGATAAGGATTTCTCACTAATGATGTCTGCCAATAAAGAATAATGTTTGATtaattcctttgctgaatctaaatgtatgggaTATTGTTTGCGCAAGCgtctgttattaatttgcactgtaaccttagaatgtgtcgtagctcaagctttgattaaattacttttcttccgtcgctttggacagccagtgttgtttctgtatgtgtatcatttgattttgagattattttatgtaactgtagcattgttaatatagggaaataaatattctaacttttactaaaggtgtggtaattcatgactgtcacacatcatgacctttcaattactgactccattgattaccaatgtcattgattatcattggttaTTGATTAACTATGGATTATTGATctgtatgtactggagctatggtgggatcatcttaattgcgagtccaaaggttcatcgacctattcgcgtccccttgtaagtttacttattaaggtcagacatgctaacaCTCTTATATCTAGAAGAGCAGCAATAACCTTACTATTACTTATAAAGTTTTCATATTCTAACAGAAGCTGGCAGGTACATTCATGAGGTTCGTTAGCATTGGCTCCATTTTGTTTCCATTTAGAGCTAACCAGTTATGATTCTTTGATTTTTTATTGGTGGTGCCATGACCTAATGACATTCCTGCATCATTGTACACACCAACTTTTTATTGAAAAGTCTGTGGGTTAGGAATAATGTGAGCTGCTTAGCACTTTTTGGTTAAATGCCTCCTTGGCTACATCTAAGCTGTCTTTCTAAAATGGCCCCAGCAATTCTTGGCTCGCCAGAGAATacccaaataaatacatatttaaaccataatGTCACCATGAGACTAAACACCATGACAgagaaaaacaccttttcacctgagAGAGAAACTCTTCTGGTCGGTCTTTGAACACTGGACGTGTGTATACATAAATTGGTAGTGGAGCATTTCCACTGCCGACAGTGGACAATCTTTTCGCTTCCTGAATTCGGTGCCGTGAGTAAAGAGCTGCATTTGATGAAGATTTTAGGGCTGTTTCCAGGTAAATGCTTGGGTAGAGTGCAGTACTTTCCTCCCAGAGCCAGTGAAGCTCATCATTTCGTTTCTTTTCAAGATCCGGGCATCTTCCTGTATAATTGTCAGGGTTGTGGTGATAGTCATAGTTGTAACACTCAGGAAACAGGAAAAATCCCCAGGCCCTGGATGGCCTTTGTAACTTCCCCAGCGATAACGTGACCTGCATAACACTCCGTGCTGCAGCCTCAAATGCCTTTTTAGCAATTGGGCTTGCTGTACGGGATGTAAGGGTGCGATCTTCTCTATGGACAAGCTCAATTGATTTCTTTTGGTATACACGCTTGAGTCCCCAGTTCCGATCCCATGATGGCCGCCACTCTTCCCAGTCAATCACTGCTAATCCGGTCTGTTTTACACATTGTATATAAAGCCTGATGTCATCAGTAGTTTTCTTCAAATGGCGAGCCAAGGGGATTAGCTGAGGTAGCCCTCCATTTATAGATACACCGGTGACCTCGTCAAAATAGGGATACAAACCCAGCCGGTCTTTGTAGAACAGAGTCAATGTCTGGTTGATGGCAGTTACTCTTGGACTGGCCACGAACTGGAACAATTGGAGACTCAGGCTGGTGTTGCGTTGTGTTGTGCATTGTTCTGTCGGGGCATTCCAGATGGCAAGGAAGGGAGACTTTTCTACCAGAGGAGGAGCTCTCAGTGATGATGACCGGTAACATGAAACCAAAATGACAAGACATAGGGCGATCCAGATTACTTTGTGTAAGATGTCATCATTTGTCATAATTGCGAAGAGCTTCACGGTGGACTTCTCAGTAGATTAAATATTTCTGGTCACACTGagggaaatgtgaagtttcaccTAGGGAAGAACAATAAAATGGATGCAGTTATTGAAATCGGACAGGTACACCCTGAAACCGCttacattttaaataattatttctcaAAGATCTGTTGTGTTCCCATTCTGTTCAATCCTTTAAAATACTGACTGACCGTGATAATAGTTGTGTGGGGCATTTATAAAGAATGGCTCAATGTGGTCTTCAACACTGACCACTGCACACAGTATGCATTTGGATATTTTATCATTATAGGATTTTACGTTATaaggtattaaccccttcgctgccaggccttttccccctcctgtggcaagcctttttttggctatttggggcagttcgtgcttaggccctcataactttttgttcacataagctacccacgccaaatttgcgtcctttttttccaacatcctagggattctagaggtacccagactttgtgggttccccagaaggaggccaagaaatttgccaaaatacagtgaaaatttcgtttttttcaagcaaatgggaaaaaggggctgcagaagaaggcttgtggttttttccctgaaaatggcatcaacaaaaggtttgcggagctaaaatcaccagcttcccagctttcaggaacaggcagacttgaatcggataacccaatttttcaacacaattgtgccattttactgggacataccccatttttacgattttttgtgctttcagcctccttccagtcagtgacagaaatgggcatgaaaccgatgctggatcccagaaaccgaaacatttctgaaaagtagactgaattctaaattcagcaaggggtaatttgtgtagatcctacaagggtttcctacagaaaataacaactgaaaaaaaaaaaaattgaaattgaggtgaaacaatctgcaatttttctctacgttttactctgtaactttttcctgcaatgtcagatttttaaagcaat
It encodes the following:
- the LOC138288340 gene encoding hyaluronidase-5-like — its product is MTNDDILHKVIWIALCLVILVSCYRSSSLRAPPLVEKSPFLAIWNAPTEQCTTQRNTSLSLQLFQFVASPRVTAINQTLTLFYKDRLGLYPYFDEVTGVSINGGLPQLIPLARHLKKTTDDIRLYIQCVKQTGLAVIDWEEWRPSWDRNWGLKRVYQKKSIELVHREDRTLTSRTASPIAKKAFEAAARSVMQVTLSLGKLQRPSRAWGFFLFPECYNYDYHHNPDNYTGRCPDLEKKRNDELHWLWEESTALYPSIYLETALKSSSNAALYSRHRIQEAKRLSTVGSGNAPLPIYVYTRPVFKDRPEEFLSQEDLVNTVGESAALGVSGIVMWGDRNLTKSVATCRNLAKYLRDVLNTYVINVTLAAKMCSELLCGGKGACARKSWNSNDYLHLNPRDFQIKTDASGKYSVSGQPTAEEVARLADRFQCSCYEGSDCLHEANQNRTTSLSVCVTHDICITADAIRRRQPANGCQ